The following are encoded in a window of Flavobacterium psychrotrophum genomic DNA:
- a CDS encoding RagB/SusD family nutrient uptake outer membrane protein, translating into MKKILLYSTLLGALLFFNSCNEDELNLTSPNDLPADQFWKSPTDAEKGVNAIYAMFYKDGLWARWMYFRMDLTSDEGFSKSPWAELADWTRFNYVNYNFWEGNSVTFRDSYKAIFRCNQVLTNVPDIEFTDAARKESILAEAKFMRAVHYFYAAELWENIPLVLEPSEPTDRPAQNTKEEVFAQVEKDLNEAFAALPLSWDINNTGRPTKGAAKGFLAKLYMQQHRWNDAKLAMDFLISGEGAQYSLVSNYKDNFTAANENNTESVFEIQFSGERLGGTGEDANAAMSNSRQQFFAPRSIGWSDGQARNWLIGAFKEEPNQNGGIDERLRHTLFYPQLQADFGDLTYGRTWQWGTDEAWFRKGARDYYRNNEDYYAEVNYRLVRYADILLMYAEALNELGQTADAYQYVDMVRTRAKMVSLATAHPEIGNNHDSFLARLKKERVLELCGESVRWLDLKRWGDLDTQAAVDVIAQRDPDFNNFIVGKSIRLPLPQSEVDNNPNLTQNHGY; encoded by the coding sequence ATGAAAAAAATATTATTATATAGTACATTACTGGGCGCGCTCCTGTTCTTTAACTCGTGCAACGAGGATGAGCTAAACCTTACAAGCCCCAATGACCTTCCTGCAGACCAGTTTTGGAAATCACCTACAGATGCAGAAAAAGGTGTTAACGCTATTTATGCCATGTTCTATAAAGACGGGCTTTGGGCCAGATGGATGTATTTCCGCATGGATCTTACGTCTGATGAAGGCTTTAGCAAAAGCCCATGGGCAGAACTTGCAGACTGGACACGTTTTAACTATGTAAATTATAACTTTTGGGAAGGTAACAGCGTAACTTTCAGAGACTCTTATAAGGCCATATTTCGTTGTAACCAGGTACTCACAAATGTGCCGGACATTGAATTTACAGATGCAGCCAGAAAAGAGTCAATATTAGCTGAAGCTAAATTTATGAGGGCAGTGCATTACTTCTATGCGGCAGAGCTTTGGGAAAATATCCCATTGGTACTTGAGCCTTCAGAGCCTACAGACCGCCCTGCACAAAACACTAAAGAAGAGGTATTTGCACAGGTCGAAAAAGATCTTAACGAGGCTTTTGCTGCACTACCATTATCATGGGATATTAACAACACCGGAAGGCCTACGAAAGGTGCTGCTAAAGGGTTTCTTGCAAAACTATACATGCAGCAGCACCGCTGGAACGATGCAAAGCTTGCTATGGATTTTCTTATTAGTGGCGAGGGTGCACAATACAGCCTTGTTTCTAACTATAAAGACAACTTTACTGCTGCAAACGAAAACAATACTGAGTCGGTATTTGAAATACAATTCAGTGGAGAGCGTCTGGGTGGTACAGGAGAAGATGCAAATGCAGCCATGTCTAACTCCAGGCAACAGTTTTTTGCTCCTCGCAGCATCGGCTGGTCAGACGGGCAGGCACGCAACTGGCTTATAGGCGCCTTTAAAGAAGAGCCTAACCAAAATGGCGGTATTGATGAGCGCCTGCGCCATACTCTTTTCTACCCGCAGCTACAAGCAGATTTTGGCGACCTTACTTATGGCCGTACCTGGCAGTGGGGAACTGATGAAGCATGGTTCCGCAAGGGAGCAAGAGATTATTACCGTAATAACGAAGATTACTATGCTGAAGTAAATTACAGGCTGGTACGCTATGCCGACATTTTGCTTATGTACGCCGAAGCGCTTAATGAGCTGGGGCAAACAGCTGATGCTTACCAATATGTAGATATGGTAAGAACCAGGGCTAAAATGGTTTCACTTGCTACGGCTCACCCGGAAATAGGCAATAACCATGACTCGTTCCTGGCACGCCTTAAAAAAGAAAGGGTACTGGAACTGTGTGGCGAAAGCGTGCGCTGGTTAGACCTTAAGCGTTGGGGCGACCTTGACACTCAGGCGGCTGTTGATGTTATTGCACAAAGAGATCCTGACTTTAACAACTTTATTGTAGGCAAATCTATACGCCTGCCATTACCACAAAGTGAGGTTGACAACAACCCTAACCTGACACAAAATCATGGTTATTAA
- a CDS encoding hybrid sensor histidine kinase/response regulator transcription factor — translation MKYICIYAFFFLFTATLSGQNYSFKHLQVEDKLSHNSVICMLQDSKGFMWFGTKDGLNRYDGYNFKVFQHIPEDSSSIGSNFIRCLYEFNDYLWVGTDTGLFKYDEKTESFSLIEATRNLPILDVESNNDGSLWFIAAGGLFKLTKNNDADARPEKYDQLYVNYITHNNKGEVYVASSDALYKYVPENNSFQKVDLDFNSGNSRVIITAIAVDGNNGVLIGTKSHGAFLYDLKKRNLSSLIPDGDKPLFVRHFLKKGNELWIGGESGLYVYNNNTHAYKSLKKNYGDPYSLSDNAVYCLVLDKEQGVWIGTYFGGVNYYPKPFTPVNRYFPKVGENSISGNAVREIKKDGYGNLWIGTEDAGLNKLNLKTGKFSSYSTGAGKGGLSHYNIHGLLARGNELWIGTFEHGLDIMDIPSGKIIKHYGQGRGGLKSDFIFYIYESKAHDIYVLTSSGIHKYLPETDSFKLMDGFPEMYHYTYLIEDHAGVLWAGTYWDGLYYYNPKTRKKGFYRFEQKNKSSISCNEINGIFEDSRSRLWVTTENGLNVLEANGKGFKRYTKADGFPSNVTYAMLEDKEHKLWISSSNGLVQFDPENKGIKVFSKSNGLLSDQFNYCSAFQDADGEMYFGSVKGLISLNPAAFTRNNFNPPLYITDIFINNKDVPVGKEDSPLQKSIIFSDAIVLDNHQSTFKLEFASLSFTSTEKTEYWYKMEGLNDNWLALGKNHEVNFTELPAGDYVFKVKALNNSGVWSKEYGVLAVTVLPPFYAGKIAYALYFIILVIMGYFSLRYYHRYTRGKNNLRIRQLENDMEREIYQAKIEFFTNVAHEIRTPLTLIKSPLEKLLRQKYKSPEIPKNLGIMEKNTSRLLNLVNELLDFRKAEMKHIKLSFVEVNVSEVIAETHERFSQMIQDKDLSFEMNMPVEDVYAFADEEALRKVLSNLFGNAIKYSRNIVSVLLIADADSFEVIVKNDGQLIPPDFQKRIFEPFFRMPADEQSTGTGIGLSLAHSLALLHNGMLYIDSNETQLNAFVLSLPIHQSEEYKSLKASPVIIENMTETGSETFNKQAPLILVVEDNKELADFIFSELSEWYNVLVSKNGEEALKMIAKHEIKLVISDVMMPVKNGIELCKEIKKTEKTSHIPVILLTAKSALSAKIEGLESGADAYITKPFSIDYLLVQMANLIENRKNILGHFSSSPLAHLKSLASAGVDNTFLNRLDKVIEDNLKDQELSVDKIADYMNMSRSTLYRNIRELSNLSPNELINLSRLKKAAHLIKTTNMKVYEVAETVGYKSQTSFGRNFQKHFGMTPTEFEKSDLAEQTEKAK, via the coding sequence ATGAAATATATATGTATATATGCCTTCTTTTTTCTGTTTACTGCTACCTTAAGTGGTCAGAATTATTCGTTTAAGCACCTGCAGGTAGAAGATAAACTGTCGCATAACTCTGTTATATGTATGCTGCAGGACAGTAAAGGCTTTATGTGGTTTGGTACAAAAGACGGTTTGAACCGATATGACGGGTATAATTTTAAGGTTTTTCAGCATATACCAGAAGATAGCAGTAGTATAGGCAGTAATTTTATACGTTGCCTCTATGAGTTTAATGACTATTTGTGGGTAGGCACAGATACCGGCCTTTTTAAATATGATGAAAAAACAGAATCTTTCTCGCTTATTGAGGCTACCAGAAACCTACCCATATTAGATGTTGAAAGTAATAATGACGGTAGCTTATGGTTTATAGCTGCGGGAGGCCTGTTTAAGTTAACAAAAAATAATGATGCAGATGCAAGGCCGGAAAAATATGACCAGCTTTATGTAAACTATATAACACACAATAATAAGGGCGAAGTTTATGTAGCCTCATCAGATGCGTTGTATAAATATGTGCCGGAAAATAATTCATTTCAAAAAGTTGATCTTGATTTTAATTCTGGCAATAGCCGGGTTATAATTACTGCCATTGCCGTAGATGGTAATAATGGTGTGCTTATAGGTACAAAAAGTCACGGAGCGTTTTTATATGATTTAAAAAAACGAAACCTCAGTTCGCTAATTCCCGATGGTGATAAACCTCTTTTTGTACGCCATTTTTTAAAGAAAGGAAATGAACTGTGGATAGGAGGAGAGTCTGGCTTGTATGTGTACAACAATAACACCCATGCTTATAAAAGCCTTAAAAAAAACTATGGTGATCCATATTCCCTATCAGATAATGCGGTGTATTGCCTTGTATTAGATAAAGAGCAGGGTGTGTGGATAGGTACCTATTTTGGTGGTGTTAATTATTACCCCAAGCCTTTTACACCTGTTAATAGGTATTTCCCAAAGGTGGGGGAAAACTCTATAAGTGGCAATGCTGTAAGGGAAATAAAAAAGGATGGATACGGTAACTTATGGATAGGTACTGAAGATGCCGGGCTTAATAAACTTAATCTTAAAACGGGTAAGTTTTCAAGCTACTCTACAGGAGCAGGCAAGGGCGGCCTTTCACATTATAATATACATGGTTTGCTTGCGAGGGGTAACGAGCTATGGATAGGTACCTTTGAGCATGGCCTTGATATTATGGATATACCGTCTGGTAAAATCATAAAACATTATGGGCAGGGCAGGGGTGGTCTTAAGAGCGACTTTATATTTTACATATACGAATCTAAAGCGCACGATATTTATGTACTTACTTCGTCAGGTATTCATAAATATCTTCCGGAAACGGATTCGTTTAAATTAATGGATGGCTTTCCTGAAATGTACCATTATACCTACCTGATAGAAGATCATGCCGGTGTGCTTTGGGCCGGTACATATTGGGATGGTCTGTATTATTATAATCCTAAAACCCGTAAGAAAGGGTTTTATCGTTTTGAGCAGAAAAATAAGTCGAGTATAAGCTGTAATGAAATAAACGGCATTTTTGAAGACAGCAGGAGCCGCTTATGGGTTACCACAGAGAACGGACTTAATGTTTTAGAAGCAAATGGAAAAGGATTTAAGCGTTACACAAAAGCAGATGGTTTTCCCAGCAATGTTACCTATGCCATGCTGGAAGATAAAGAGCATAAATTGTGGATAAGCAGTAGCAACGGCCTGGTGCAATTTGATCCTGAAAATAAGGGCATAAAAGTATTCTCTAAATCAAATGGTTTATTGAGCGACCAGTTTAACTATTGTTCTGCTTTTCAGGATGCCGATGGCGAAATGTATTTTGGCAGCGTAAAAGGGCTGATAAGCCTAAATCCTGCTGCCTTTACCAGGAACAACTTTAATCCGCCGCTTTACATAACAGATATATTTATTAATAATAAAGATGTGCCTGTAGGTAAAGAAGATTCGCCTTTACAAAAATCAATTATATTTTCTGATGCTATTGTGCTTGATAATCATCAGAGCACCTTTAAGCTTGAATTTGCGTCGCTTAGTTTTACCTCTACCGAAAAAACCGAATACTGGTATAAGATGGAGGGGCTTAATGATAACTGGCTGGCATTAGGTAAAAATCATGAAGTTAATTTTACCGAGCTGCCGGCTGGCGATTATGTATTTAAAGTTAAGGCACTCAATAATTCTGGTGTATGGAGTAAAGAATATGGAGTACTGGCAGTAACGGTGCTACCTCCATTTTATGCCGGTAAAATTGCTTATGCGCTTTATTTTATAATACTGGTTATCATGGGGTATTTCTCATTGCGTTACTATCACCGGTATACACGGGGTAAAAATAACCTGCGTATCCGACAGTTAGAAAACGACATGGAACGTGAAATATACCAGGCAAAAATTGAGTTTTTTACTAATGTGGCGCATGAAATCCGTACTCCGTTAACGCTTATAAAGAGCCCTTTAGAAAAGTTACTCAGGCAGAAATATAAATCGCCCGAAATACCAAAGAATCTTGGTATTATGGAAAAAAATACGTCAAGGCTTCTTAATCTTGTAAATGAGCTTCTTGATTTCAGGAAGGCTGAAATGAAACACATAAAACTGAGTTTTGTAGAAGTAAATGTTTCTGAGGTTATTGCAGAAACGCATGAGCGTTTTAGCCAGATGATACAAGATAAAGATTTAAGCTTTGAAATGAATATGCCGGTTGAAGATGTATATGCCTTTGCAGATGAAGAGGCACTACGTAAGGTATTGAGCAACCTTTTTGGCAATGCCATAAAGTATTCAAGAAACATTGTAAGCGTATTATTGATTGCTGATGCTGATAGTTTTGAGGTTATCGTAAAAAATGATGGACAACTTATACCTCCCGATTTCCAGAAGAGGATATTCGAGCCTTTTTTCCGTATGCCTGCCGATGAACAAAGCACAGGGACAGGTATTGGCCTTTCGCTGGCACATTCGCTGGCTCTGTTGCACAATGGTATGCTGTATATTGATAGTAACGAAACACAGCTTAATGCCTTTGTGCTTAGTTTACCCATACACCAGAGTGAAGAATATAAATCGCTTAAGGCTTCGCCGGTTATAATAGAGAATATGACGGAAACCGGGAGTGAAACATTTAACAAGCAGGCACCACTTATACTTGTTGTAGAAGATAATAAAGAGCTGGCAGATTTTATTTTTTCTGAGCTATCAGAATGGTATAATGTGCTGGTGTCAAAGAATGGTGAGGAAGCGCTTAAAATGATTGCAAAGCACGAAATAAAGCTTGTAATAAGTGATGTAATGATGCCGGTTAAAAACGGAATTGAATTATGTAAAGAGATAAAGAAGACAGAGAAAACCAGCCATATTCCGGTTATACTCTTAACAGCCAAGAGCGCATTAAGTGCAAAGATTGAGGGATTAGAATCGGGGGCAGATGCCTATATTACAAAACCTTTTTCTATTGATTACCTTTTGGTACAGATGGCTAATTTAATTGAAAACCGTAAAAATATACTGGGGCATTTCTCAAGCTCACCGCTGGCTCACTTAAAATCGCTGGCAAGTGCGGGTGTAGATAACACTTTTTTAAACAGGCTTGATAAGGTTATAGAAGATAATCTTAAAGACCAGGAGCTGAGTGTAGATAAAATAGCCGATTATATGAACATGAGCCGCTCTACGCTTTACAGAAACATACGCGAGCTAAGTAATTTATCGCCCAATGAGCTGATTAATCTAAGCAGGCTCAAAAAGGCCGCACACCTTATTAAAACCACAAATATGAAAGTGTATGAGGTGGCCGAAACAGTAGGATACAAATCTCAGACAAGTTTTGGACGTAATTTTCAAAAGCATTTTGGAATGACACCTACTGAGTTTGAAAAGAGTGATCTTGCAGAACAAACGGAAAAAGCAAAATAG
- a CDS encoding glycoside hydrolase family 43 protein, protein MLHNFLKAFLLCCTVSTCFAQQPDPPGQVKKGDAAVNQAYLFAHMTHEDYGKLYYTVSTDGLHWQRLNNGKRVTEEYQGHPDIVKGPDGKYYIAGNVSDASPDINIWASNDLITWKKHSVYTPNLKATPGYAEALQRIGAPKLYYDAPSGKFIMTWHTPHKEGGEDYWASQRTLYVVSKDLKTFEGPPKKLFEWSFGTIDVSIRKVGDSYYAILKDETYPTLYWTTGKTIRIAKAPSLTGPYSLPAESISPNFREAPALIPSPDGKAWYMYYEQYPGVSYGLSMADNLNGPWYQASGYTFYSDWDKYSMPKNVRHGCMITISKQEYDVLVKKFGIEK, encoded by the coding sequence ATGTTACATAACTTTTTAAAAGCATTTTTGCTATGTTGTACAGTAAGCACCTGCTTCGCACAGCAGCCAGACCCGCCCGGGCAGGTAAAAAAAGGTGATGCAGCAGTAAACCAGGCCTATCTTTTTGCCCACATGACGCACGAAGATTATGGTAAACTTTACTACACTGTTAGTACAGACGGGCTTCACTGGCAGCGACTAAACAATGGCAAACGGGTAACCGAAGAATACCAAGGGCATCCTGATATTGTAAAAGGACCTGACGGAAAATATTACATAGCAGGAAATGTAAGTGACGCTTCGCCAGACATTAACATCTGGGCATCAAATGATCTAATTACCTGGAAAAAGCACTCGGTATATACCCCAAACCTTAAGGCAACACCCGGCTATGCCGAAGCTTTACAGCGTATAGGTGCACCCAAACTGTATTATGATGCACCTTCGGGCAAATTCATAATGACATGGCACACACCGCATAAAGAAGGCGGAGAAGACTACTGGGCAAGCCAGCGCACTCTTTATGTAGTAAGCAAAGACCTGAAAACATTTGAAGGGCCGCCTAAAAAACTCTTTGAATGGAGCTTTGGTACTATAGATGTTTCCATCCGTAAGGTAGGCGACAGTTATTATGCCATATTAAAAGACGAAACATATCCCACTCTTTACTGGACTACGGGCAAAACCATACGCATAGCCAAGGCACCATCGCTTACAGGCCCATATTCATTACCGGCAGAATCTATAAGCCCTAATTTCAGGGAAGCCCCCGCCCTGATACCTTCGCCGGATGGCAAAGCATGGTATATGTATTATGAACAATATCCGGGCGTTTCTTACGGACTGTCTATGGCAGATAACCTTAACGGCCCCTGGTACCAGGCATCCGGCTATACGTTTTATAGCGACTGGGATAAATACAGTATGCCAAAAAACGTAAGGCATGGCTGCATGATTACCATCTCTAAACAAGAGTATGATGTACTGGTTAAAAAATTTGGAATAGAAAAATAA
- a CDS encoding SusC/RagA family TonB-linked outer membrane protein, with product MRTILNLIINTKFLLLLAVFGAQSAFSQAGIQVTGTVSTADGKPAPFVNVAVKGTGTAISSDLDGNYAVQAPADGTLVFSSIGFKTVEVAVNNQTVINATLQEDAAQLEEVIVVGYGTQRKKDLTSAISVVDASQIQKRQSTTVAESLQGLATGVSVRGGGQPGSEAKIEIRGLKNLQNSNPLYVIDGNITTANRDFNPNDIESIQILKDAAAAAIYGSRAANGVIIITTKKGKKGPLKIEASSKLSITNVPTYNLASRDEFINITNMAYDNAGQARQNFNMDVNTDWQKETFRTGMIQDQNVNFSGGGDNSTFFMSANYFGNKGTVIDTDFDRISFRVNTSGKKGIFSIGENLALSNSQANETGGPEAMRGNPFIDAIRMYPTIPVRDARNPGGYGYGESGVAETFAANPVAIANLIDQNIKNFRIRGNVWAEIQPWDFLKYRVNLAYESSFDSFVYLRKKGSWTLNQPDDPSLTNQNRAQSQNQLFENTITFNKDFGKHSVTALAGTTYQKQSYEQLNGQKRNLLINPSTGSYFDVLNQGNNPLVGGFRNESLLLSYLGRIEYNYDNRYLLNAVVRRDGSSKFSDANKWSSFPSVSVGWRINNEKFFNVKDINELKLRVSYGELGSGNIGEYEYMAFINTFGAAVFGKDQKMQEAATQVKLANSKLQWETLKQTNFGFDLGMYDNRLNVTGDYFIAKTEDVLFGFPILMSTGNDGGNPISNAATVQNKGFEINVAWNDQITEDFSYNASINFTSLRNKLVRLGNGLNENYSGNTVTRAGQPVGMWYVLQTDGIFQNQAEIDAHVNSAGQIIQSTAVPGDIRYKDINDDGQITNEDKIVDGSPWPKFEMGFNAGATYKGFDFSMNWIGSFGATVYNGYSSIVDVFNGDHNYRAGAQPWTPENQSTTTPRANKDTSLSNRGDTDRFLEDGSFARLKYIGIGYTLPKDLVSKIGFDRARLSVSAQNVITITKYGGLDPEFVNNNIFERGVDFGAFPNVRTYSVGVELGF from the coding sequence ATGAGAACTATTTTAAATTTAATCATTAACACAAAATTCCTGCTATTGCTGGCTGTGTTTGGTGCGCAAAGCGCCTTTTCGCAGGCCGGCATTCAGGTAACGGGAACCGTTAGTACCGCAGACGGTAAACCCGCACCTTTTGTTAACGTTGCCGTTAAAGGTACTGGCACTGCGATTTCGTCAGACCTTGATGGTAATTATGCCGTACAGGCTCCGGCCGACGGTACGCTGGTGTTTAGCAGCATCGGGTTTAAAACGGTAGAAGTTGCTGTAAACAACCAAACCGTTATTAATGCCACACTACAGGAGGATGCCGCCCAACTGGAAGAGGTAATTGTTGTAGGTTATGGTACACAGAGGAAAAAAGACCTTACCAGTGCCATATCTGTAGTTGATGCCAGCCAAATACAAAAAAGGCAAAGCACAACTGTAGCAGAAAGCCTGCAGGGGCTTGCTACCGGTGTTAGTGTACGTGGTGGCGGGCAGCCGGGATCTGAAGCTAAAATAGAGATTCGCGGACTTAAAAACCTCCAGAACTCTAACCCTCTTTATGTAATTGACGGTAACATTACTACCGCTAACCGCGATTTTAACCCGAATGACATCGAATCTATCCAGATTCTTAAAGATGCGGCCGCAGCTGCTATTTATGGGTCGCGCGCTGCAAATGGTGTAATAATTATTACAACCAAGAAAGGTAAAAAAGGACCGCTTAAAATTGAGGCCAGTTCTAAACTGAGTATTACCAATGTGCCTACATACAATCTTGCCAGCAGGGATGAGTTTATAAACATCACCAATATGGCTTATGACAACGCGGGCCAGGCAAGACAAAATTTTAATATGGATGTTAATACCGACTGGCAGAAAGAAACGTTCCGTACGGGTATGATACAAGATCAAAACGTTAACTTTTCGGGTGGTGGAGATAATTCTACATTCTTTATGTCTGCCAACTACTTTGGTAATAAAGGTACTGTGATTGATACTGATTTTGACAGGATATCATTCCGTGTAAATACCAGTGGCAAGAAAGGCATATTCAGCATTGGAGAAAATCTTGCACTATCAAACTCTCAGGCTAACGAAACCGGTGGACCGGAGGCTATGAGGGGTAACCCATTTATTGATGCGATAAGGATGTATCCTACAATTCCGGTTCGTGATGCCCGCAACCCGGGTGGTTATGGTTATGGAGAATCTGGTGTTGCAGAAACCTTTGCAGCAAACCCTGTAGCTATTGCTAACCTTATAGACCAGAATATTAAAAACTTCAGGATAAGGGGTAACGTATGGGCAGAAATACAACCTTGGGACTTTTTGAAATACCGCGTAAACCTTGCTTACGAAAGCAGCTTTGACAGCTTTGTATATCTTAGAAAAAAGGGGAGCTGGACACTTAACCAACCTGATGACCCATCTTTAACAAACCAAAACAGGGCACAATCTCAAAATCAATTATTTGAAAATACAATTACTTTTAATAAAGACTTTGGTAAGCACAGCGTTACCGCTCTTGCAGGTACAACTTACCAGAAACAAAGCTATGAGCAGCTAAATGGCCAAAAACGTAATCTGCTTATTAACCCGTCTACAGGATCGTATTTTGATGTTTTAAACCAGGGTAATAATCCTTTAGTAGGTGGCTTCAGAAACGAATCGTTACTACTATCTTATCTGGGCAGGATAGAGTATAACTACGATAACCGTTACCTTTTAAACGCAGTCGTTCGTAGAGATGGATCATCAAAATTTAGCGATGCTAATAAATGGTCAAGCTTTCCATCGGTTTCCGTTGGCTGGAGAATAAACAATGAAAAGTTCTTTAATGTAAAAGATATAAATGAGCTTAAGCTTCGTGTAAGTTATGGTGAACTTGGTAGTGGTAACATAGGCGAATATGAATATATGGCCTTTATCAACACCTTTGGTGCCGCAGTATTTGGCAAAGACCAGAAAATGCAGGAAGCAGCAACACAGGTAAAGCTTGCTAACTCAAAGTTACAGTGGGAAACACTTAAACAAACTAACTTTGGTTTTGACTTAGGAATGTATGATAACAGGCTTAACGTAACCGGAGATTACTTTATCGCAAAAACCGAAGACGTGTTATTTGGTTTCCCTATTCTTATGAGCACAGGTAACGATGGAGGTAACCCTATCTCTAACGCTGCAACTGTACAAAACAAAGGTTTTGAAATTAATGTAGCCTGGAACGACCAGATAACAGAAGATTTTAGCTACAACGCAAGCATTAATTTTACAAGCCTGAGAAACAAACTTGTAAGACTAGGTAATGGCTTAAATGAAAACTACTCGGGCAATACTGTAACACGCGCAGGCCAACCGGTAGGTATGTGGTATGTGCTGCAAACAGATGGTATATTCCAAAACCAGGCAGAAATTGATGCACACGTAAACTCTGCCGGACAAATAATACAATCTACTGCTGTACCGGGAGATATTCGCTACAAGGATATTAACGATGACGGACAGATAACAAACGAAGATAAAATTGTAGACGGTAGTCCATGGCCTAAATTTGAAATGGGCTTTAATGCAGGTGCTACTTATAAAGGTTTTGACTTTTCTATGAACTGGATAGGATCATTTGGAGCTACAGTTTATAATGGCTATAGCAGTATTGTAGACGTTTTTAACGGCGACCACAATTACCGCGCCGGTGCACAGCCATGGACACCGGAAAACCAAAGCACAACAACCCCAAGAGCCAATAAAGACACTTCACTAAGTAACCGCGGCGATACAGACCGTTTTCTTGAAGACGGTAGCTTTGCCAGGTTAAAGTACATAGGTATTGGTTATACATTACCTAAAGACCTGGTCTCTAAAATTGGTTTTGACAGGGCACGCCTTAGTGTATCGGCTCAAAACGTAATTACAATAACAAAATACGGAGGCCTTGACCCTGAGTTTGTTAACAACAACATTTTTGAAAGAGGTGTAGATTTTGGAGCATTCCCTAACGTACGCACTTATTCAGTAGGAGTGGAACTTGGTTTCTAA
- a CDS encoding UDP-N-acetylmuramoyl-tripeptide--D-alanyl-D-alanine ligase, translated as MQISKLYSYFLECSGISTDTRKITPGCLFFALKGDNFDANNFASQALEKGAKYVVIDNPAFDNGTTTLLTTNSLEALQQLARHHREQLGLPVVALTGSNGKTTTKELINVVLSKKYSVTATIGNLNNHIGVPLTLLSFTKDTEIGIVEMGANHQKEIEFLCELALPNFGYITNFGKAHLEGFGGYEGVIKGKSELYAYLEQHTKMAFVNRDDAIQSEKTKDIACFTFSAHKHNSNVTVSDIEADPMVSLYYKDLHIQSNLIGIYNAANISAAIAIGNYFQVPDELIKEAIERYVPVNNRSQMIEKNGNHIILDAYNANPSSMAAAIANFVQLDGENKTAFLGDMFELGPESHDEHKKVVSLLENEHDITVYFVGNDFYANRTAQSNFYFAQSFDLLKEMLAGKIFTHSTILIKGSRGMALERVLDLI; from the coding sequence ATGCAAATATCAAAACTGTATTCTTACTTTTTAGAATGTTCCGGCATAAGTACCGACACCCGTAAGATAACTCCCGGATGCCTGTTTTTTGCCCTTAAAGGCGATAATTTCGACGCCAACAACTTTGCATCCCAGGCACTGGAAAAAGGTGCCAAATATGTAGTTATAGACAATCCCGCATTTGATAACGGTACTACTACCCTGCTAACAACAAACAGCCTTGAAGCACTGCAACAACTTGCAAGGCATCATAGAGAGCAATTAGGCCTGCCCGTTGTAGCACTTACCGGCAGCAACGGAAAAACTACTACTAAAGAGCTTATTAATGTAGTGCTAAGCAAAAAGTACAGTGTTACTGCCACCATAGGCAACCTTAACAACCATATAGGCGTTCCGCTTACACTGCTTTCGTTTACAAAAGATACTGAGATTGGTATTGTAGAAATGGGAGCCAACCACCAAAAAGAAATTGAGTTTTTGTGTGAATTGGCACTACCAAACTTTGGCTACATTACAAATTTCGGTAAGGCGCATCTTGAAGGTTTTGGGGGTTATGAAGGTGTAATAAAAGGTAAAAGCGAACTGTATGCTTACCTCGAACAGCATACCAAGATGGCTTTTGTAAACCGGGATGATGCAATACAGAGCGAAAAGACAAAGGATATAGCATGCTTTACATTTTCGGCACATAAGCACAACAGTAATGTTACGGTTAGTGATATAGAAGCAGATCCGATGGTAAGCCTTTATTACAAAGATCTGCACATACAGTCTAATCTTATAGGCATATATAATGCCGCAAACATAAGTGCGGCAATAGCTATTGGTAATTATTTTCAGGTACCGGATGAGCTGATTAAAGAAGCCATAGAACGATATGTACCGGTTAATAACCGATCGCAGATGATAGAAAAAAATGGTAACCATATAATACTTGACGCATATAATGCAAACCCAAGCAGTATGGCAGCGGCTATAGCAAACTTTGTACAGCTTGACGGCGAAAACAAAACAGCCTTTTTAGGAGATATGTTTGAGCTGGGCCCTGAAAGCCATGACGAACATAAAAAAGTGGTAAGCCTGCTGGAAAATGAACATGATATTACCGTATATTTTGTAGGCAACGACTTTTATGCTAACCGCACCGCACAATCTAATTTCTATTTTGCACAGAGTTTTGACCTTCTTAAAGAAATGCTGGCCGGCAAAATATTTACACATAGTACCATACTTATTAAAGGCAGCCGGGGTATGGCGCTTGAAAGGGTTTTAGACCTGATATAA